A genomic window from Streptomyces misionensis includes:
- a CDS encoding 2-oxo acid dehydrogenase subunit E2 gives MARNKRLAESLNGALHSLFERHSDLYLLGEDIVDPYGGAFKITKGLSTRFPDRVFTTPISENAIIGAAGGLALCGNRVIAEIMFGDFLALGFDQILNFATKTVSLYGGRKQMRLVVRCPVGGHRGYGPTHSQNLQKHFVGIPHLSLYELTSFHDSEALLDDAFDRGEPAIFFEPKVLYTQRTHRGGRLDETFAYRHLEGPGHWVHVYPTREEERPAERTLVVVAPGGTAAAAVTAARVLTGADLSVHILIPALLYPLELEPAMEVLRGASGICVAEESTSGGTWGTEVARHVHERLWGRMPQPVKLLSSRDSIIPSAPHLERHVLLQPGDIVDGLSELARAQLDAGAPTVLYGAETGRAVSSGRGVGNDATSRPPQAAEVPEEVIVPKLNNNDTEYILLSWLIQDGKNVERDQAIAEVETSKAVEELSATVAGVLRHRVGEGVECRPGDIIAVLERADGKSPARIADGAAAASTRTPSPTSELPDTTTDAHIVALDRAQQLVGQVVTTSRREIPDAFVLRRVRLDAVHRIKRELDDRYAELVELPELLIKVIGGLREEFPLCFSSLADACSVRVATSADVGVTFDAGNGLFIPVVREAERRSLTEIADSLAEFRMRAFRGSFSEEHLRAPSIVLSWNHDPGVVMVQPVIPPGLACAVSVGGALEEIRLDGSGHPIVGRVAHIGLAYDHRILNGREALAFLAALAAVLEDHSMVERLVKEGHGPDGASMRPPQVR, from the coding sequence ATGGCCCGTAACAAACGCCTGGCCGAGAGCCTGAATGGTGCCCTGCACTCACTTTTCGAGCGGCACAGCGACCTCTATCTGCTTGGCGAGGACATAGTTGATCCCTACGGCGGGGCATTCAAGATCACGAAGGGTCTGTCGACTCGCTTTCCCGACCGCGTGTTTACTACGCCGATCAGCGAGAACGCGATCATCGGGGCCGCCGGCGGGCTAGCACTGTGCGGAAATCGCGTTATCGCCGAAATCATGTTCGGCGATTTCCTCGCCCTCGGTTTCGATCAGATCCTCAATTTCGCCACCAAGACGGTTTCCCTATACGGCGGCCGCAAGCAGATGCGTCTCGTGGTGAGGTGTCCGGTCGGCGGACATCGGGGCTATGGGCCCACGCACAGCCAGAACCTGCAGAAGCACTTCGTCGGTATCCCGCACCTGTCGCTGTACGAGCTGACCTCTTTCCACGACTCCGAGGCGCTCCTCGACGATGCCTTCGATCGCGGTGAACCCGCCATCTTCTTCGAGCCCAAGGTGCTGTATACCCAGCGCACCCATCGGGGCGGGAGACTCGACGAGACGTTCGCCTATCGGCATCTGGAAGGACCAGGCCACTGGGTGCACGTGTACCCAACGCGTGAAGAGGAGCGGCCCGCCGAACGTACGCTCGTCGTAGTGGCCCCTGGCGGAACCGCTGCCGCCGCGGTGACTGCGGCACGTGTGCTGACTGGTGCAGATCTGTCCGTACATATTCTGATACCAGCGCTGCTCTATCCACTCGAACTCGAGCCAGCCATGGAGGTCCTGCGCGGTGCATCTGGGATATGCGTCGCCGAGGAGAGCACAAGTGGTGGCACATGGGGGACGGAAGTCGCCCGGCACGTTCACGAGCGGCTATGGGGCCGCATGCCGCAGCCAGTGAAGCTGCTGAGCTCCCGGGACAGCATCATTCCCAGCGCGCCGCATCTGGAGCGCCATGTCCTGCTCCAGCCCGGTGACATCGTCGACGGCCTATCTGAACTCGCCCGAGCGCAGCTGGACGCGGGCGCACCCACCGTTCTCTACGGGGCCGAGACTGGCAGGGCTGTGTCGTCCGGACGTGGCGTCGGTAACGACGCGACCAGCCGACCGCCGCAAGCAGCAGAAGTGCCGGAAGAGGTGATCGTACCGAAACTAAACAACAACGATACCGAGTACATCTTGCTCAGCTGGCTCATCCAGGACGGTAAGAACGTTGAACGGGACCAGGCGATCGCTGAGGTTGAGACGTCTAAGGCGGTCGAGGAGCTGTCCGCCACGGTGGCCGGCGTCCTACGGCATCGCGTTGGCGAGGGCGTAGAGTGTCGTCCCGGTGACATCATCGCGGTATTGGAGCGAGCGGATGGGAAAAGCCCGGCCAGGATCGCAGACGGTGCGGCCGCCGCCTCTACCCGGACGCCGAGTCCTACGAGCGAATTGCCCGACACGACCACCGACGCCCATATCGTCGCCCTCGACCGTGCTCAGCAGCTTGTCGGCCAGGTGGTCACCACATCGAGGCGGGAGATCCCCGATGCTTTCGTGCTCCGCCGGGTCCGGCTCGACGCGGTGCACAGGATCAAACGGGAACTCGACGACCGTTACGCCGAACTTGTAGAGCTGCCGGAGTTGCTCATCAAGGTGATCGGCGGGCTCCGTGAGGAGTTCCCGCTCTGTTTCTCTTCGCTTGCCGACGCCTGTTCCGTCCGAGTGGCGACTTCAGCAGACGTCGGAGTGACGTTCGACGCCGGCAACGGTCTCTTCATCCCCGTGGTGCGCGAGGCGGAGCGACGCTCCCTTACCGAAATCGCCGACAGTCTGGCGGAATTCCGCATGCGGGCGTTTCGCGGTTCCTTTAGCGAAGAGCACCTACGTGCTCCGTCCATCGTTCTGTCCTGGAACCACGACCCTGGGGTTGTGATGGTCCAGCCTGTGATTCCTCCGGGATTAGCTTGCGCGGTTTCTGTCGGTGGCGCCCTGGAGGAAATCCGACTCGACGGTTCGGGGCATCCAATTGTGGGCCGGGTGGCACACATCGGCCTGGCCTACGACCATCGTATTCTCAACGGCCGGGAAGCTCTCGCCTTCCTTGCTGCACTGGCTGCCGTGTTGGAGGACCATTCCATGGTCGAGCGACTGGTGAAGGAGGGGCATGGACCGGACGGGGCCTCCATGAGGCCACCACAGGTTCGCTGA
- a CDS encoding thiamine pyrophosphate-dependent dehydrogenase E1 component subunit alpha, with protein MKALSEADVDLLLLIRHFEMALLDLYARGEVSGTTHTCLGQEYIPVALAPLLHVNDFIFSNHRGHGHYLARTGDPEGLLAEILGREGAPCQGVGGSQHLHRDRYFSTGIQGESLAVSVGVALHEKRMGRASLVAAYIGDGTWGEGAVYEALNLAQLWRLPLLVVVENNGIAQSTPTERHMAGTVAGRSAAFGIAHHLVRSTDISRIRAELAPRISRVRTRHEPLVVEFVTSRLGPHSKGDDTRTSDELAAVRANDWYTDYAERRGESFLAADARQRQRVAAITEAVLRRPLCTWEEAG; from the coding sequence ATGAAAGCGCTGAGTGAAGCCGATGTGGATCTCTTGCTTCTGATACGCCACTTCGAGATGGCTTTGCTGGATTTGTACGCCCGTGGGGAGGTCAGCGGGACCACCCACACCTGTCTGGGACAAGAATACATTCCGGTCGCCTTGGCTCCGTTACTCCACGTGAACGACTTCATCTTCAGCAATCACCGTGGACACGGCCACTATCTTGCGCGGACTGGCGACCCTGAAGGCCTCCTGGCTGAGATCCTCGGCCGCGAAGGGGCTCCCTGTCAGGGAGTCGGCGGAAGCCAGCATCTCCACCGCGACCGGTACTTCTCCACCGGAATCCAGGGGGAAAGTCTGGCTGTGAGCGTGGGCGTGGCGCTCCATGAGAAGCGGATGGGACGAGCCTCACTCGTCGCCGCGTATATCGGTGACGGCACCTGGGGCGAAGGCGCTGTTTACGAAGCTCTCAATCTGGCACAGTTGTGGCGACTTCCTTTGCTGGTCGTTGTGGAGAACAACGGCATCGCCCAATCCACCCCGACCGAACGGCACATGGCGGGAACTGTGGCCGGTCGGTCTGCGGCTTTCGGGATTGCCCACCACCTCGTCAGGTCGACCGACATCTCCCGTATCCGGGCCGAGTTAGCTCCGCGGATCTCCCGCGTACGTACCCGACACGAGCCGCTGGTCGTGGAGTTCGTCACCTCCCGGTTGGGGCCGCACAGCAAAGGGGACGACACGCGGACTAGCGACGAACTGGCCGCCGTCCGGGCTAACGACTGGTACACCGACTATGCGGAGCGGCGGGGGGAGTCCTTCCTGGCCGCTGACGCCAGGCAGCGTCAAAGGGTTGCTGCGATCACGGAGGCTGTACTGCGGCGCCCCCTCTGTACTTGGGAGGAGGCAGGTTGA